TGGCTCTCGGCCTGCCTAAAAACAGCAGGGTCATCGGCGCGAAAACAGCCGCGCCTATGGTATCGCCCATCCACCAGGTCACCCAGCTATCGGGGACACTGGAGAAACCGATCACGCCCCGGAAAACCAAATAAGCCACTCCCACGGAGGCCGACACCAAACAACTGAGCGTAATCAAGACGAAAAAGTGCAGAATTTTTTTATCTTCGATCAACGGGTCATGCCTGCCGACATAACGATTGATCAGCCACATACCCAGCCAGGCTTGTAAACTACAACCGATCGCCACCCAGGAACCGATACCCACGGATACCAGAACCTTGGCGGCACTGGAGATATCGAGAAAAGCGTAACACTGTGCAACCAGAGCCCCTAGAAAAATCCCAGGCAGCACAATCTCGCCATAGGCGAGCATCAACGCCAACGCCACGCCCGCAGCCGGCCAAACCGGACTGGCGTTACTTGGAGGCACAGCCAATAAGGTACCGACCCAACCGGCGGCAAAATAGCCTGCCATAGCTGCAATATTCAGAAATATCTTATATTTCAAGATTCGCATAATCCTTTAGCGATTTAACCCTTGGGTGTGCATACGAATGCGCCTAAATGGAAACAAAAAACAGGGGACATAAAATTGCGATACCTTTCCAGAAAAAAGCGGTTTAATCATCTCAACGCGGAATTAAGCGTTAGTTGCCGGCTAGTTGTGGCATAGCCGATGCTGCCGGGGTTATCGGCCGAACATTACTGTAATCGCCCCAAGCTATCCACGCTAAACGCTTTGCCGAATCCAGCCACGAACTGCCCCGTTTGGGGTTGCAATACCAGCAAATGAAAATCCGGCAGGGTACGCAAAACATCTACAATTTCGCCAAACTTAAGCGCCATGGCATCCAACTTTTGAGCGTAATCCTCATGGGATTTGCTGATTTCCCGAACCACGCAGTCGAACGTTAACCGCTGCCGTGCAAATGGATTACTGGCGGTCGCTTCCGGTTCGATGAACAAAATGGATGCCTGCGGCTGGGCCAGTAAATTTTGGGTGTGCCGGGCCAGCTCGCTAATAAAGATATAAAAACCTGTTTCATCGCGAAAATAAGGCGCATAGCTAATGGCGACAGCACCGTCAACAGAGCGGCTTGCTATTAACAAACTGTTCTGCCGCCGAATTAATTCATCGCAAGCATTTTGCAGATTGTGGAGTTCCGAGTCATCCATTGGCGCTAAGCCTTATTTAATTGCGAATGTCGGAAACAATCGACGGTGTGATCGTTTACCATCCCTACCGCCTGCATGTAAGCATAGCAAATGGTTTTACCGACAAATTTGAAGCCGCGTTTCTGCAAGTCTTTACTCATATTGACGGACTCATCGCTAAAGGCAGGTATTTGGGCATGGGTCTGCCAATTATTTTGTTGCGGCGCACCGCCTATGAACCGCCAGATATAGGCGTCGAAACTGCCAAAGGCCTGCCGCACGTCTAAAAATGCCCGGGCGTTAGCCACGGCGGCCTGAATTTTCAGGCGATTGCGCACAATACCCGGGTTTGCCAATAAGGCATTGATTTTCTTTTGATCGTAAGCGGCGATTTTTTCCGCCTCGAAGCAATCGAAGGCCTGCCGGTAGGCTTCGCGTTTATCCAAAATTGTGCGCCAGCTCAACCCAGCCTGCGCACCTTCCAAAATCAGGAATTCAAATAATTGCCTATCATCATGCAACGGAACGCCCCATTCATGATCGTGATAATGTTCTTCGCTCGCGCTGACCAAGGCCCATTGACACTTGTTCATTTGCTTTTCTGCAGCATGCTCTTCAAATCGGCAAATGGACTGAAAGTAGCTTGCGGACCTTTGGATTCCGCGCCGCCTTTACTGCCGTAACGGGTTTGTTCTTCGTAGCGCTGATGCTCGTTATCGTGGCAATACAGACACAACAACTCCCAATTGCTGCCATCGGCGGGATTGTTATCGTGATTGTGATCGGTATGGTGCACGGTTAATTCGCGCAGGTTTTTATGATCGAATTCGCGCGCGCAACGCCCGCAAATCCAGGGAAACAGTTTTAAAGCCTGCTCCCTATAACCTTTTTCGCGTTCTTCTTTACTGCGCCGGGCTTCGGCAACAATTTGATGGGCTTTATTCTGTGACATAGCTTTCTCCGCTTGCATTAACCGCCGGTTACGTTCATATGCCGTAAAATGACCGGCTGTTCGTGAATATTGAATTCGTGTTTTTCGGGTTTGATCTGCATGGCGTTGATGATAGCGTGCTTTAGCGCAGGCATATTTCCCGGATATTGTCTGACAACGGCTTTTAAATCCACCGAATGTTCATTGCCCAGGCACAGCAGCAAACGGCCTTCCGCTGTCAGGCGCACCCGGTTACAACTGGCGCAAAAGTTGGCACTATGCGGCGAAATAAACCCCACCCGGCTATCGCTTCCGGCCACCTTAAAATAATCCGACGGCCCGCCGGTTTTATCCGGCATGGCTTGCAACGTAAAACGTTGCAATAAATCCTGTTTGATCAATTGGCTGGGATAATACGCTTCGGCCCTATTGTGACTATCCACCGTACCCAAAGGCATTTCTTCAATGAAACTGATATCCAGATTCCGGTCTGCAGCGAATTCCACCAAATCCGCCACTTCGCGATGGTTCCGGTTTTTCAATATCACCGCATTGAGCTTGATTCTTTGAAACCCGGCTTCACGCGCTACATTAATACCTTTAAGCACATTTTCCAGATCGCCGGTGCGTGTCAAGGTTTTAAACAATACCGGATCCAAGGTATCCAGACTGATATTAAGGCGTTTGACGCCGGCCGTTCTTAAATCGTGCGCCATCTGCGCCAATTTGGAGCCATTGCTGGTCATCACCAATTCATCCAGGCCGGTCAAGCCGCCGAGTTGCCGCAATAGATCCAATGCGCCTTTACGAACTAAGGGCTCGCCGCCGGTAATGCGGATTTTGTTAACCCCCAACTCGGTAAAGGCCCGACAGATAAACTGTATTTCCTCCAAACTTAAAATTTGCTTGCGCGGCAAAAACACCATGTCTTCCGACATGCAATAAACACAACGAAAATCGCAGCGATCGGTGATCGAAACGCGTAAATAATGGACGACACGACCGAAACGATCGACAAGCTTTGCAGGGAGAGTAGAATCAGTCATGACAATAGTTAAAATGTTGACTTGCAAATGGTAACACAGGGCCGGCGGAGCCGATTATTCAGTAATAGGCCTGCAGCACCGTCAGTCTTTTGCCGGACGGCAGCCCTTCTCTTGGCACCGAATATGCTGGCATTACGACACCGCGATCTGCAACTGGTTTCAAAAGCACTGTACTCGGTTTAAAAAATTAATTTGCCTGCGGAGTTTGCATTTTTTTTACGATCAGCTAAACCTATTACATAAGATATGTTTTTACAGGAGAAAAATCATGAAAACCGTTGATTTTTTTTACCTTATCAGACGCTTGATCAAGCCCATATTAGTCGGCTTTTTGATGTGTTACGCCTTACCCGCCGTTGCGGCACCACCCACCGCCGAAGACTTTAATAAATCCAGTAAGCTGGTGTTGACCTTATCCGATAAGTGGCTGGAACCTAATGTACAAAACAGCCTACGCAAATCCAACCGTCCGAGTATAGGCAAATCGCCGGCTGAAAATACCAAAGCCAAGGACGCTCCAATCGGCTGCGGCATGGATGTCACCCCACTGGCCAGCAGCGACGCGTCATTTGGTAATCGCTTGGTGGGTAAATGCAACCTTACCTTGCATTATTAACCATTTGGAAGTCTGCCACCCACATTCCAAACAGCAGCCTGTAAGCATTTAACAGGCTAGTCAGGCCGTTACATTTCTAACTCACCTACCGTTTGTCGTCCCTGACAAACCGACAAACATTCTCGGATTACCGTTGCCTGCGCTAAAATTGCATTTTGCTTCAATCAAAACGGCAAGGCTATACGATGATTTTCAAAATTCTATTGATATTGTTATTTACCCTGTTTTCCCGCCTCGGTGTTGGCGCGGATAAACCGACGATCCGCATTGGCGTATTGGCGTCGGGTACCTTAGCCTGGGAACTGGCGGCCATCAAAAATGCAAACGGCTTGGATAACGCCGGCTTTAACCTGGAAACGGTTGCTATCGCCAATCAACAAGCCGGCAAAGTGGCCCTACAGGCGGGCAGTGTGGATATGATAGTCTCGGATTGGATATGGGTATCCAGTATGCGCGCCCAAGGCAACGATTATACCTTTTACCCTTATTCCGCCAGTGCCGGCGGCCTGCTGGTGCCGGCCGATAGCGGGATTAACAGTCTGGCCGATTTGCAAGGTAAAAAACTCGGCATTGCCGGCGGGGAACTGGATAAAAACTGGTCGTTATTACAAGCCTTGGGTTTGCAACAAGGCCTTGATTTGAACGAATCGCTGGAAAAAGTCTACGGCGCACCGCCGCTGTTGAATCAGCAATTATCCAGCCGGCGTATCGATGCCTTATTAACTTACTGGCAATTTGCCGCCCGCCTGGAAGCGCAAGGTTACCGGCAATTAATGAGCGGTGAAGACATTATTCGCGCCCTGGGTATCTCGGAAACCGTTCCCAGCCTGGGTTATGTGTTCAAACAAAGCTGGGCGGATCAACACGAAACCGCCCTGCAAGCATTTTTGCAAACCGCCCAAACGGCCAAGGACACCCTGTGCGACTCGGACGCCGCCTGGCAACAAGTCATGAAACTGGCCGAAACACCCGATACGGCTATTCAAACCCAATTAAAACGCCGCTATTGCCAAGGCCGCGTCAAACAATGGGGAGCCGCCGAACAAACAGCCGCCGGCAAGATTTATCAGCTATTGCACCGGCTGAGTGACAACAAACTCACCGGCAAAACCGCTCAATTGCAACCCGGAACGTTTTGGTCCGCGCATTAATGCCATCGATTGGACCATTGCGTAACCCGCTGCTGGCACTTTCATCGATAGCGCTATTACTAACCCTCTGGCAGTTTCTGGCGCTAGCGCTACATAGCCCGACGCTACCTACGCCAGCCGTGGTGGCAATAACCTTCTGGCAGGCCGTGCTTTCCGGCGAGTTGCCGTATCATCTTGGGGTAACGCTGCTACGCTTGTTGGCCAGCTTTAGTTTGGCCATGATAATGGGCTGTGCAATAGGCGTGGTGCTGGGTAGAAACAAAACCCTGGATGCTTTTTTTGATAACTGGCTGGTGATTTTTCTGAACATTCCGGCCTTGGTTATCATCATCCTCTGTTATGTCTGGTTCGGCTTGGTGGAGTCGGCCGCCATATTGGCCGTGGTGATCAACAAATTACCCAATGTCATCGTCACCATTCGGGAGGGTGCCCGCTCTTTGGACAAGGATTTGCTGGAAATGGCGCAAAGCTACCGTTTCAGCAAAAAGAAAACCTTTATCTATGTCATCTGGCCGCAGCTGCATCCTTTCGTGATGGCCGCCACTCGCTCAGGACTGGCGTTGATCTGGAAGATTATTCTGGTGGTGGAACTGTTAGGCCGTAGCAATGGCATGGGCTATCAATTACACATCTTTTTCCAACTGTTTGACGTGGCCAGCCTGTTGGCCTATAGCTTCGCCTTCGTGGCGGTAATACAAATCATTGAAGTCGGATTGTTAAAACCATTGGATAGAAAAACCCAAAGGTGGCGCCGATGAGCGATATTCGCATCCACATCAGCAATAAAACCTATGTTTTGGCGCACGATACCGCGCAGTTTCATCATGCGATTGCCGATCTCGATTTTATCGTGCATCCTCATCAGTTCGTCTGCTTGGTCGGCCCGTCGGGCTGCGGCAAAACCACGCTGCTGAACATGATCGCCGGCCTGGACCAACATTACCAGGGTCGGATAGACATGGGTCAAACCGATAAGGTCCCATCGATCGGTTACGTATTTCAAAACCCGCGCTTGTTACCCTGGCTTAGCGTCAGACAAAATATCGAAGTGGTTTTTGCACATACGCCACCAACCAGATTGATAGACAGCCTGCTGGACAGCATGCAATTACGGGATGCCCAACATCAATATCCGGAACGTTTGTCGCTGGGCATGCAGCGCCGGGTAGCCATTATTCGCGCCTTTGCCATTAATCCCGATATATTGTTAATGGACGAGCCTTTCGTGTCCTTGGATGCGCCAACGGCACGCCAAGTCAGAAGCTTGTTGTATTCGCTGTGGTTGCAACGCCCGCATACGGTGTTGTTTGTCACTCATGATTTGCGCGAGGCCATTGCGCTGGCCGATCGCTTGATTTTTCTGTCGCCGTCGCCCATGCGCGTACTCAGCGATATTGCGGTATCAATTGCCCGCGACCAACGTCACGAAGAAAGCCGCATTGAACTGTTTCGCGAGCAACTATTACAAAACCACCCGGAAATAAACGGACTGCTATAAGGTGAAAATCGTCGTCAAAGCGCGCGAATACGAGGAAATCATCAAAAAGTCCCGTTTCGTGGGCCTCATTAGCCCCTGCCAATCCGAACCGGAAGCGTTGCAGTTAGTAAATAACCTGCATGAGCAGCACCCTGGTGCCAGCCATATCGTCTATGCCTACCGTATTCAAACGCCGAATGGCTTGGTCTGCCGCTTTTACGATGCAGGAGAACCCAGCGGCACCGCCGGCAAACCCATCTTTCAGCATCTGGAAGGCAAGCAATTGATTAATTTGATCGTCGTGGTTATCCGTTACTTCGGCGGAATCAAGCTGGGGGCAGGCGGTTTGACGCGGGCTTACGGCAATATCGCCAAGCAAGTCATCGATCTCGCGGAGATCGTCGAGCATATAGAAAGAGTCACTTTGCGGCTGGTTTTGGCGTACAACCAGTTGCAAATGTTGGAATATCAATTAAAAAAACTGGACGGCGAAATCGTTCAACAAAATTTTGCCGACCAAGTTCAGGTACAAATCCAGCTTCCCAAACATCACCTGCCGGCCTTTCAGCTTACATTTCAATAACCTAGCATTTTACTCAAGAATTGTGACGCAAATATGACTTATTGTTTCCTATTTAGCAACAAATCATGCACAAAGACCCGTATTGTAAATAAAAAAATAGCCGTTATAGTTAAGCCGTCTTCATTGCATTGACTGAAATCAGTCTAGGAGCTTCAAATGAGCAAATCCAGCAATCTTTATAGAGATATCTTAACCGGCATATTTTTTACCGTTGGCGTATTCGGCTTCATGTCTGGCGAGTTCATGCTCTCCACCCTGTTGTTTGGTGCGGCCACTATTGCCAGCAACCTTGATTTTTCCGGCTCGTTTAGAGCTTAAGCTTTGTTTTTGTTGTACCTCCCTCGTTGTCCCTTAACAGTCATAGCTCTGTTAACTCCCTAGCCCCGCTCTATAGCGGGGTTTTTTTTTGACCTGCTACTGCTTAGCCGTTCTGCCGTTCGAGTGTCGCTTCCTGTTTTTCCGAAACCTGCCCCGCTTCTTTGAACTGCAGCTTATGCAGCTTGGCGTACGCGCCGTCCAGCTTCAGCAGCTCGTCATGACTACCGCGCTCGACTATCCGGCCTTTGTCCATCACCAAAATGACATCCGCGCCTTCAATAGTCGATAAACGATGCGCCACCACTAAGGTGGTGCGGCCCTGCATAACCCGACTTAAAGCAGCCTGAATGTAGCGTTCCGATTCGGTGTCCAATGCGGACGTCGCCTCGTCCAACACCAAAATCGGCGCATCTTTTAACAGCGCCCGCGCCAAAGCCAAGCGCTGCCGCTGTCCACCGGACAGTTTGACGCCGTTTTCGCCGATCTCGGTATCCAGGCCTTGCGGCATTTTGCGGATAAAGTCCATCGCATAAGCGTCGGTAGCGGCCTGTTCAATTTGGCTACGCGCCGCGCCCTGTAGAGTACCGTAGGCAATATTATTAGCTACGGAGGTATTAAACAGCGTGACATTCTGGTTTACCAACGCGATCTGTTGCCGCAAACAATCCAGGCGATAGCGTTTTAACTCGACCCCGTCGATCAGAATCTCGCCTTGCTCGTAATCGTAAAAACGCGGCAACAAGTTGATCAAGCTGCTTTTGCCGCCACCCGAGGCGCCTACCAATGCGACAGTCTGACCCGGCTCGACCACCAGATTGATGTCGGACAGCGCAGGCGTTTCACTGCCCGCATAACTAAAGGTCAGGTTTTTGAATTCGATCCGCCCTTGGATACGGTCGGTCCGGTAATCGCCTTGATCGATTTCCACCGGCTCGTCCAACACTTCAAACAAGGTTTCAGCCGCCGCGAGGCCGCGCAGTATCTCGGCATTGGCATCGCTTAAATTGCGAATAGGCTTGGGCAATAAAAAAGCTGCAGTAAAAAAACCCACAAATTCGCCGGCGCTTGAAGATTTCATAATGATAAGCGCCAAATACATCATGCCGGCCAAGGCAAAGGAAATCAGCAACTGCATCAATGGATTATTCAGCGACATCGTCATAATCAATTTGCGGTATTGCTTGCGATTTTCCAGGCTACAATCCTTGAAGCGCTGCCGTTCGTAATGTTCGCCGCCAAAACTTTTGACGATACGGTTGGCGGAGACCATTTCGGAGGTGATATGGGTCAAATCGCCCACCGTATTCTGCATATTGCGGCTCAGACGCTTTAAGCGTTTACCGACATAACGCACAATCACCACCACCACGGGTGCAATCGCCAAAAACACCAAGGACAATTTCCAATTGGTATACCCCAGATAACCAAGCAAACCGATCGCGGTAAAACCTTCTCGCACGTAGGAGCGAATGGAATCGGAGGTCGCCCGGGTAACTTCGCCGATGTTATTGGTTATCCGGGAAATCATGTAGCCGCTGTTATGGCTATCGAAATACTGCACTGATAAGCGGGTATAATGATCGAAAATCGCGCAACGCAATTTATGTATGACATTGCCGGAAATACGCGCCAAATAATAATTGCCCAAAAAGGCCCCTACGCCGCGCACCAGAAATAACACAATAAACAATAACGGTAGATACTGGATATTGCTTCTGTCCTCGCCGTTAAAGCTGTCTATGATGCGTTGAATGATCATAACCACCGCCGGCTCGGTGGCGGCATAGATGGCGAAACCGATGGTACTGACAATAAACATGCGCCAATACGGCAACACGAAACGCATCAACCGTTTATAGACCTGACCGTCCGTCATGCGATTGTTTGAATTTTCCAACCTGTCCAATACTTTTACCCTTAAAATTAACCATTAGCTTCACGCCAACCGACATTTAAATGCCTGCCGCAGAACTTATCAATATACAGCCTAAACGCATTTTGGTGATAACCCTGCGTTTTTTGGGCGACACGCTGTTAACCACGCCGCTGATCAGCTCATTAAAACAAGCGTATCCCAACGCCGATGTCGACGTGTTGTTGCCGGCCGCTAACTCGGCCATGTTGGAAGGTAATCCGGACATTACTCAACTGCTTACACTACCGAAAAACATTAGCGCGCTGGACTTTGCAAAGTTACTGTTTAAGTTATATCGTCGTTACGATTTGGCCATTTCAACCCAAGCGGGCGATCGCCCTACGTTGTGCGCCATTATGGCCGGAAAGATTAGCCTCGGTTTCATCCCGGACGATCCCGGCAAGGCGTGGTGGAAAAAAAAGCTTTTGCATCATTGGCTGGTGTTTAACAGAGACTACGACCACGCCGTGTTGGAAAATCTGCGCTTTTGTAAGGTACTGGGAATCGCCCCCTGCTATCGCTTGACGCCGCCCCATACAGATCAAGTTACTTACCCATTACCGAAACCACCCTACGCTGTGCTGCACATCATGCCGCAATGGCGCTATAAACAGTGGCACAAAGCCGGCTGGCTGGAATTGATAAGTTTTTTAAGCCACCACGGCCTGGGTATTGTATTAACAGGCAGTGGCGAGGCAAACGAGCTACATTATTTACAACAACTGCAACAGCAACTGCCGGCCAAAACAACGAATCTGGCCGGCAAATTATCCTTGGCCGAATTGACCGACTTGATCGGCAATGCTGACTTATTTGTGGGACCCGATACCGGTATCACCCATTTGGCCGCGGCAACCGGAACCACAACCTGTGCGATATTCGGCCCGACCGACCCTAAAAAATGGGCACCGTGGCCGGTTGATTATGCGCGTGATAAATCCCCATTCGCCCCCAAGGGCACGCAGCATGTAGGCAATGTTTATTTGATTCAAGGTCGAACCGAACAAGCCTGTATGCCCTGCCAGCTGGAAGGCTGCGAAAGGCACCGAAGCAGCCATAGCGTCTGCCTCGACCAACTCACCGCTGACGAAGTAATCGACATCATATCCAACCTACCATTAATGGCCGGTAACCGAGGCAATAATGCTATCCTTTGAATCTTGATTTATTTTGTCAATTACAGTCGTTCATCCACCCATCTAGCCCAATGACGCAGATACAGCAACTTGACCGAATTTTCGTTCTAAACGTCAGAAAGTTTACCCAACGCCGCCAATTTATGGAACGTCAACTTGCCGACGTCGAATTGGATGCGGAATTTGTTTTCGAATGGGATGTTGAGGATTTAACGCCCGCCATTATCGACGACTATTTCGGCGACAACGGCCTCACGCCTGCACAACAATCCTGCGCGCTTAAGCATGTCTCGGCCTTACAAAAAATCGCTACCGGTAATTACAAGTTCGCCTTGATACTGGAAGACGATGCCGTGTTTGGCAAGGATTTGAAACTCGGACTACACCGTGCGCTGGAACAAAGTCGCCAATTTCCCGGCAACAAAGTGATTTACATTGGCTCGGGCGGCAATTTTTTCACCCCAAAAAGCCAACGCAAGCCGGGCCAATATCTCTACCCGGGGAATAGGGTGCGGTTTGCCGACTCCTATATACTGGACAGCGCAACGGCCCAACAACGGCTTGACTGGATCAAAGCACATAAAATTTCAGCGCCGATAGATAACCAATTCGAAATCATGGATAAACAGCTCGACATCCAAACGCTTTGGCTGGAAGATCCGGTCGTCGAGCAAGGCAGCAAGAACGGCTTGTTTCGAAGTGCATTGGAAGCCGACCCGCCACCGTGGCTGAAAGGTATTTTTTTCGCATGGGAAAAGCTGAAACGTAAACATATCTATCAACTATGGCGTTAGGAATTCATAAACTAATGACGTTTTCCAATTTTTCCGAAACATCCTTGAATGTCAGCCGGTCCCTGGCTATTCTCGCTGCCATAGCCGCCCCCATGTCTACCGCGGTTACCGGCATAGCCTGTGTTGCTTTGGTCATTTTCTGGTTGATTTCAGGCCAAGCTTGGCAGACGCTTAAACTGTCTTGGCAACAACCTTTTGGAAAAATGATAGTGCTGTTTTACGCGTGGCTATTACTCGGCACCCTTTATGCGGAAACCGATTGGCCTAGCAAATTGCAAACGCTCTCAAGCTGGAAAAAGCTTATTTACGCATTTATTCTGCTTGGCGTATTTCAACTCGTCGAATGGCAAAAACGTTTTATTAACTGGTATGTTGCAGCCATGGTCATTTCGGCCGTCACTGCTTTATTCCTATGGTCGATTGATCTGATTGTCAGACCGAGCAACGGGGCCATTTACGCGGGCATATTCATGACCAATCACGCCACGCAAAGCATGGCCTTTGTGGCGGCGACGCTATGTTGTATTTTTTTACTGCATGAAACCGAAAGCCCGCGCATGAGGTATTTTCTTTGGGTTGCCATTGGCCTATTCCTGTTTAATATATTTTTTATCAGTACTTCGCGAAGCAGTTATATCGCGTTTCCTGTAGCCGCTGTTGTTGCGGTAGGCTCAATCTATGGTTACCGGAAATTACCACACATCTTAGCCATTGTAACTATCACAACTCTGGCTTTCGGCCTAGCATCCAACACGTTGCAGGAACGCGTTAAACTCGCGTTGGACGAACAAGCAAATTACCAAACCAGTAGCAATGAAACATCCGTTGGCGTTCGTATGATCTTTTACAAAAACACACTGGAGTTAATCCGTGCGCAGCCCTGGTTTGGCTACGGCACATCGTCGTTCAAGCCTACTTATAGTGCACATGTAGCCTCTAAGTATCAAGATTGGCGAGCCGTCAGTACCGGCGACCCTCATAACCAGTATCTGTTCGTTTGGCTGGAAAACGGCTTAATCGGTTTATTGTTATTCTTTGCCTATATCTACATCGGCGTCCGCCAGGGTTTAAAGAACCCACCTTACGGAGCCGTTGCGGCGAGCTTTTTAATCGCGATCGCGGCTTCCAGCCTGTTTAATTCGCACTTTAAAACCTATGCAGAAGGATACATGCTGGCGTTTTTTCTAGGCGCGCTTTTGACTCGCCCGATTAGCGCAAATCCACCGGCCGTATAATTTAATCCGCCCTCTAATAATTCAACTATCGGGATTTATGCCGAATGACTGACTCTTCTCCAACCGACCTGCCCGCACTCCCCGAAAAACTCAGCGTCTACATCATCGCTTACAATGAAGCGGATAAAATTGCCGATGCGATTGAAAGCGTGCAATGGGCCGATGAAGTACTGGTGCTTGATTCCCACAGTACCGACAACACGGAAAGTATCGCAAGTGAGTTAGGCGCGACAGTCAAACAAATTCCGTTTACTACCTTCGGCAAACTGCGTAATGACGCCATCGCGTCCTGCCAACACGATTGGATTTTCAGCCTGGACGCCGATGAACGTTGCACCCCGGAAGCTAAGGACGAGATTTTGAAAATTCTGGCTACCCCGGACGCTGATGCTTATTATGTGCCCCGCCGTAATTGGTTCATGGGGCGCTGGATCAATCATTGCGGCTGGTATCCGGATTACCGTCAGCCGCAATTATTCCGCAAACAGGCGCTGGTGTTTGACGACGCGGCCGAGGTTCATGAAGGTTACCAAGTGAATGGTAAAGTCGGTTATTTTAAATCGTCGATTATCCAGATTCCTTTTCAAAACCTGGAACAACTGCTGCATAAAATGCAACGCTACTCTACCTTGGGTGCCCGCAAATTGGAGCGCAGCGGCAAACCGGTCAGCATGGGCACAGCTTTGGGGCACGGTCTCTGGGCATTTTTCCGGATTTATGTCTTGAAATTGGGTTTTCTTGACGGTTGGGCCGGCTTCGTACTGGCTTTCGGAAATCTTGAAGGCACATTTTACCGATACGCCAAAGCGGCGACCGCAAAACAAAGCTGGCAACCCGATAACCCTCCCAACTCAGAAACAGGCGCTCCCAAATAGCCATGGCGGGCTTAATATCGGTCATCGTGACCACCTACAACTGGCCCGAAGCGCTGGCAGCCTGCCTCAACAGCCTCTTGTCCCAACAAGACGACA
This sequence is a window from Methylomonas methanica MC09. Protein-coding genes within it:
- a CDS encoding HugZ family protein, which codes for MDDSELHNLQNACDELIRRQNSLLIASRSVDGAVAISYAPYFRDETGFYIFISELARHTQNLLAQPQASILFIEPEATASNPFARQRLTFDCVVREISKSHEDYAQKLDAMALKFGEIVDVLRTLPDFHLLVLQPQTGQFVAGFGKAFSVDSLGRLQ
- a CDS encoding DNA-3-methyladenine glycosylase I; protein product: MNKCQWALVSASEEHYHDHEWGVPLHDDRQLFEFLILEGAQAGLSWRTILDKREAYRQAFDCFEAEKIAAYDQKKINALLANPGIVRNRLKIQAAVANARAFLDVRQAFGSFDAYIWRFIGGAPQQNNWQTHAQIPAFSDESVNMSKDLQKRGFKFVGKTICYAYMQAVGMVNDHTVDCFRHSQLNKA
- a CDS encoding YajD family HNH nuclease — encoded protein: MSQNKAHQIVAEARRSKEEREKGYREQALKLFPWICGRCAREFDHKNLRELTVHHTDHNHDNNPADGSNWELLCLYCHDNEHQRYEEQTRYGSKGGAESKGPQATFSPFADLKSMLQKSK
- the moaA gene encoding GTP 3',8-cyclase MoaA: MTDSTLPAKLVDRFGRVVHYLRVSITDRCDFRCVYCMSEDMVFLPRKQILSLEEIQFICRAFTELGVNKIRITGGEPLVRKGALDLLRQLGGLTGLDELVMTSNGSKLAQMAHDLRTAGVKRLNISLDTLDPVLFKTLTRTGDLENVLKGINVAREAGFQRIKLNAVILKNRNHREVADLVEFAADRNLDISFIEEMPLGTVDSHNRAEAYYPSQLIKQDLLQRFTLQAMPDKTGGPSDYFKVAGSDSRVGFISPHSANFCASCNRVRLTAEGRLLLCLGNEHSVDLKAVVRQYPGNMPALKHAIINAMQIKPEKHEFNIHEQPVILRHMNVTGG
- a CDS encoding ABC transporter substrate-binding protein translates to MIFKILLILLFTLFSRLGVGADKPTIRIGVLASGTLAWELAAIKNANGLDNAGFNLETVAIANQQAGKVALQAGSVDMIVSDWIWVSSMRAQGNDYTFYPYSASAGGLLVPADSGINSLADLQGKKLGIAGGELDKNWSLLQALGLQQGLDLNESLEKVYGAPPLLNQQLSSRRIDALLTYWQFAARLEAQGYRQLMSGEDIIRALGISETVPSLGYVFKQSWADQHETALQAFLQTAQTAKDTLCDSDAAWQQVMKLAETPDTAIQTQLKRRYCQGRVKQWGAAEQTAAGKIYQLLHRLSDNKLTGKTAQLQPGTFWSAH
- a CDS encoding ABC transporter permease, with translation MPSIGPLRNPLLALSSIALLLTLWQFLALALHSPTLPTPAVVAITFWQAVLSGELPYHLGVTLLRLLASFSLAMIMGCAIGVVLGRNKTLDAFFDNWLVIFLNIPALVIIILCYVWFGLVESAAILAVVINKLPNVIVTIREGARSLDKDLLEMAQSYRFSKKKTFIYVIWPQLHPFVMAATRSGLALIWKIILVVELLGRSNGMGYQLHIFFQLFDVASLLAYSFAFVAVIQIIEVGLLKPLDRKTQRWRR
- a CDS encoding ABC transporter ATP-binding protein; this encodes MSDIRIHISNKTYVLAHDTAQFHHAIADLDFIVHPHQFVCLVGPSGCGKTTLLNMIAGLDQHYQGRIDMGQTDKVPSIGYVFQNPRLLPWLSVRQNIEVVFAHTPPTRLIDSLLDSMQLRDAQHQYPERLSLGMQRRVAIIRAFAINPDILLMDEPFVSLDAPTARQVRSLLYSLWLQRPHTVLFVTHDLREAIALADRLIFLSPSPMRVLSDIAVSIARDQRHEESRIELFREQLLQNHPEINGLL
- a CDS encoding YigZ family protein — encoded protein: MKIVVKAREYEEIIKKSRFVGLISPCQSEPEALQLVNNLHEQHPGASHIVYAYRIQTPNGLVCRFYDAGEPSGTAGKPIFQHLEGKQLINLIVVVIRYFGGIKLGAGGLTRAYGNIAKQVIDLAEIVEHIERVTLRLVLAYNQLQMLEYQLKKLDGEIVQQNFADQVQVQIQLPKHHLPAFQLTFQ